A DNA window from Rossellomorea marisflavi contains the following coding sequences:
- the rpsR gene encoding 30S ribosomal protein S18 gives MAGGRRGGRRRRKVCYFTANGITHIDFKDVELLKKFISERGKILPRRVTGTNAKYQRKLTRAIKRARTMALLPYVSGE, from the coding sequence ATGGCAGGAGGACGTAGAGGTGGACGTAGACGCCGTAAGGTATGCTACTTCACAGCAAACGGAATTACTCACATCGATTTCAAAGATGTGGAACTTCTTAAAAAATTCATCTCTGAACGTGGAAAAATTCTTCCACGTCGCGTAACTGGAACAAACGCTAAGTACCAACGTAAATTGACTCGTGCAATCAAACGTGCGCGTACAATGGCATTGCTTCCATACGTAAGCGGAGAATAA
- a CDS encoding YybS family protein yields the protein MMILLYVFREESNEVKNARIITEGAISVAIFTVFLLFTLYTPVISIVGLLFLPLPFMLYSQKFAHRDAVVMSLVGIGISFLFGGLPGLGFGVLGASLGTAIGWAIKSDIQKTHILLLGTLVTTINAVVAYVISIKLLGMNVIKESLDMAKTVAHQNYAAMTDLGFIQPDEKKLEQMDNVLKLMNVTTPAAFAIGAALYTFLILAISFPLMKRLGRNVPSFLRFREWKFPKSILWYYILLFVLSLVIQPESGSFTFSAIINVQIILGMLFTIQGLSFLYFFGHMKNWSKGLMAVVTIISIPLLSLVRILGIIDLGFDLRERLKNKS from the coding sequence ATGATGATACTATTGTATGTATTTCGCGAGGAGAGTAATGAAGTGAAAAATGCCCGCATCATCACAGAAGGCGCCATATCGGTGGCCATCTTTACTGTGTTTCTATTGTTTACGTTATATACACCTGTTATATCCATAGTAGGTTTGCTCTTCCTACCGCTCCCTTTCATGCTCTACAGTCAAAAATTCGCCCATCGTGATGCGGTGGTGATGTCGCTTGTAGGCATTGGGATTTCATTCCTTTTCGGCGGTTTACCTGGATTGGGCTTCGGTGTCCTGGGCGCTTCCCTCGGGACGGCTATTGGCTGGGCGATAAAATCGGATATACAGAAAACCCACATCCTTTTACTCGGAACCTTGGTCACCACCATCAATGCCGTAGTCGCTTATGTAATCTCCATTAAACTGCTTGGGATGAATGTCATCAAGGAGAGCCTGGACATGGCGAAGACTGTGGCGCATCAGAATTATGCAGCGATGACCGATCTTGGTTTCATCCAGCCTGATGAGAAAAAGCTGGAGCAGATGGATAACGTGCTGAAATTGATGAACGTGACCACGCCAGCCGCATTTGCAATCGGGGCTGCGCTATACACGTTCCTCATCCTGGCGATCAGCTTCCCGCTCATGAAGCGCCTTGGAAGGAATGTCCCATCTTTCCTTCGGTTCCGGGAATGGAAGTTCCCAAAGAGCATCCTGTGGTACTACATCCTATTGTTTGTGCTATCATTGGTCATTCAGCCTGAGAGCGGATCGTTTACATTCAGCGCGATCATCAATGTACAGATCATCCTTGGGATGCTGTTCACCATTCAAGGGCTTTCGTTCCTATATTTCTTCGGCCACATGAAAAATTGGTCGAAAGGTTTAATGGCAGTTGTGACCATTATTTCAATCCCACTCCTTTCTCTCGTCCGGATTTTAGGTATAATTGACTTAGGATTCGACCTCAGAGAACGCTTAAAGAATAAGTCATAG
- the ssb gene encoding single-stranded DNA-binding protein translates to MMNRVVLVGRLTKDPELKYTPSGVAVASFTLAVNRSFTNQSGEREADFINCVVWRRPAENVANFLKKGSLAGVDGRIQTRNFEGQDGRRVFMTEVVAESVQFLEPRSANQGGDRGGSPSYSGGGGGYQQGNQGGNSFGQNQNQQQRNNNNNYTRVDEDPFANDGQPIDISDDDLPF, encoded by the coding sequence ATGATGAACCGAGTTGTATTAGTGGGCCGATTAACCAAAGACCCTGAACTAAAATATACTCCAAGTGGAGTGGCTGTTGCCTCATTCACCCTGGCAGTGAATCGTTCTTTTACGAATCAATCAGGTGAACGGGAAGCAGATTTTATTAACTGTGTTGTTTGGCGCCGACCTGCCGAAAACGTAGCGAACTTCCTTAAGAAAGGAAGCCTGGCCGGCGTTGACGGTCGAATCCAGACTCGTAACTTCGAAGGTCAGGATGGACGACGCGTGTTCATGACGGAAGTCGTGGCCGAAAGCGTTCAATTCCTTGAGCCTCGCAGTGCGAATCAAGGTGGAGATCGCGGCGGAAGCCCAAGCTATTCTGGCGGCGGTGGTGGTTACCAACAGGGTAACCAAGGTGGTAACTCATTCGGCCAGAATCAGAATCAACAACAGCGCAACAACAACAATAACTACACTCGCGTAGATGAAGATCCATTCGCAAATGACGGTCAGCCGATCGACATTTCCGATGACGATCTGCCATTCTAA
- a CDS encoding MBL fold metallo-hydrolase yields MNPIETTCFTIHLLCEGVYGVIAKPGQGAWSNAGIIDLGGTTLIFDTMSTPSAGYELRKQAERLTGNTKMEVINSHFHGDHVFGNQAFEGFPIYSTAITKHWIKEKNDVKDLELEREGMEAYLKATEQRIAKESDPVMIESLTLQMEEMTHILRDLSRLKLFLPDRIFDNEHVFIGPHREAILRCPGGGHSPSDSYLYLPQDSILFAGDLITRKLHVPIFDPVSYLALIKEIGGLNAETYIPGHGGSGGKELVHSMEAYLNMLLEKAQRANDEGISMETFIKDFVLSPEYTKWLGIHGIEGNLRKMYEYISNL; encoded by the coding sequence ATGAATCCAATTGAAACGACATGTTTCACCATCCACTTGCTCTGCGAAGGCGTTTACGGAGTGATTGCCAAACCTGGGCAGGGTGCATGGAGCAACGCAGGGATCATAGATTTGGGAGGAACCACCCTTATCTTCGACACCATGTCCACACCATCGGCAGGATACGAACTTCGCAAACAGGCAGAACGGCTGACAGGGAATACGAAAATGGAGGTTATTAATAGTCATTTCCACGGTGACCATGTCTTCGGAAATCAAGCATTTGAAGGGTTTCCAATCTATTCTACTGCCATAACGAAGCATTGGATCAAAGAAAAGAACGATGTGAAGGACCTTGAATTGGAACGAGAAGGAATGGAAGCCTATCTAAAAGCTACGGAACAACGTATAGCGAAGGAGTCCGATCCCGTAATGATCGAGAGTCTTACGCTACAAATGGAGGAAATGACGCATATCCTTCGCGACCTCTCACGCTTGAAACTCTTCTTACCTGATAGGATTTTCGATAACGAGCATGTATTCATAGGTCCTCATAGAGAAGCGATCCTTCGTTGCCCGGGTGGTGGCCACTCACCGAGTGATTCCTATCTGTACCTTCCACAAGATTCTATCTTATTTGCAGGAGACCTGATAACCCGCAAGTTGCACGTACCCATCTTTGATCCAGTTTCATATCTTGCCTTGATCAAAGAGATTGGAGGTTTGAATGCGGAGACCTATATACCAGGACACGGTGGTTCAGGAGGGAAGGAGTTGGTGCATTCGATGGAAGCTTATTTGAACATGCTCCTCGAGAAAGCACAGAGGGCAAACGATGAGGGAATCTCAATGGAGACATTCATAAAAGACTTTGTGCTCTCTCCTGAATATACGAAATGGCTCGGCATCCATGGCATTGAAGGCAATCTGCGCAAGATGTATGAGTACATCTCCAACCTTTGA
- a CDS encoding methyl-accepting chemotaxis protein produces the protein MKKKKRGLSIRTKLTGVFSTLFILSLTVIFAITSWQTRSKTEDEVIRQSTTVAGEMGDSVELFLGQFEKSLIQYSKSKGLLEYEAFKMTGNKNGKSEEELTQGVQEDFDNYIDLYDEATSIYIASPNKNLFIVPEAELPEGFDPTGRDWFKAAAASQNDVNWSDPYVDTATNQDIITASKAILVDNKLVGVIGVDINLSKLTERISSMELGYGGDAVLIGENGTAIVHPTRRGENLSSFTFIKKMLDSTDESGIIHYTLEGERKVMIYDTIPGTGWKTGAVYSMDNIIGSAKDIERQLLVTGLITLAVLLVAIAIVSRKMTRPLKSLQATVKHVARGDLTKRSDVKAKDETGRLADDFNQMIESISMTLQTVQDAFLNVRQAAEGLSAVSEETHASSEEMASAISSIARTASETASDSERAQSGSESLGESIDHIYEQSYKMSELAIEVGERNEQGMNQISKLRGAYDTSQQYMDSMQQVILGFGEHVKNIENVMATITDISSQTNLLALNASIEAARAGEHGKGFAVVAEEVRKLADQSVQATESVKRTIKDIQAGSDQAVEEMNLTKDTFDAQLGVLNETHEVFDRNAAVMRKINEEIGHMHEGIEGINGDKDQVFTVIKAMAEAAEETAASCEEMNASTDEQLKAVQSITAAAEQLTDLSQELQAAIDRFKIAQSE, from the coding sequence GTGAAAAAGAAAAAGAGGGGCCTTTCGATTCGAACAAAGTTAACAGGGGTATTTTCGACGTTATTCATTTTATCGTTGACAGTCATTTTTGCGATTACTTCGTGGCAAACCCGGTCGAAGACGGAGGATGAGGTGATCAGGCAGTCGACAACCGTGGCGGGTGAAATGGGTGATTCCGTCGAACTCTTCCTCGGCCAGTTCGAGAAGAGCCTCATTCAGTACTCAAAGTCGAAAGGGCTGCTGGAATATGAAGCCTTCAAGATGACGGGGAATAAGAACGGAAAATCGGAAGAAGAGCTTACTCAAGGGGTACAGGAGGACTTTGATAATTATATTGATCTGTATGATGAAGCGACTTCTATTTATATCGCTTCCCCGAACAAGAATCTCTTCATCGTTCCCGAGGCTGAATTGCCGGAAGGGTTCGATCCCACCGGAAGGGATTGGTTCAAGGCCGCTGCCGCTTCACAGAACGATGTGAATTGGAGTGACCCCTATGTGGATACGGCGACCAATCAGGACATCATCACGGCTTCCAAGGCCATTCTGGTGGATAACAAACTCGTCGGTGTCATTGGTGTCGATATCAATCTATCGAAGCTGACGGAACGTATCTCTTCCATGGAGTTAGGGTATGGTGGGGATGCCGTGCTGATCGGGGAGAATGGAACCGCCATCGTCCATCCTACTAGGCGCGGTGAGAATCTATCATCCTTTACATTCATCAAAAAGATGCTTGATTCCACGGATGAGAGCGGAATCATCCACTACACACTTGAAGGAGAACGAAAAGTCATGATTTATGATACGATCCCCGGTACAGGCTGGAAGACAGGCGCCGTCTATTCCATGGATAACATCATAGGCAGTGCGAAAGATATTGAACGGCAGCTCCTTGTAACGGGCCTCATAACCCTAGCTGTCCTCCTCGTGGCAATCGCCATCGTCTCGAGAAAGATGACCCGCCCGCTGAAATCACTTCAGGCAACGGTGAAGCATGTAGCACGGGGGGATCTGACAAAGCGCTCCGATGTAAAAGCGAAGGATGAAACAGGTCGTCTGGCCGACGATTTCAATCAAATGATCGAGTCGATCTCCATGACGCTTCAGACTGTTCAGGATGCCTTCCTCAATGTGAGACAGGCTGCAGAAGGGCTCAGTGCCGTTTCTGAGGAGACACATGCGTCAAGTGAAGAGATGGCCTCTGCCATTTCGAGTATCGCCAGGACCGCCTCTGAAACGGCTTCTGATTCGGAGCGCGCCCAAAGTGGTAGCGAAAGCCTCGGGGAAAGCATCGACCACATCTACGAACAGTCCTATAAAATGTCGGAGCTTGCCATTGAAGTGGGCGAGCGGAATGAACAGGGAATGAATCAAATCTCCAAGCTTCGCGGGGCGTATGATACGTCCCAGCAGTATATGGACTCGATGCAACAGGTGATTCTCGGGTTCGGGGAGCATGTGAAGAATATCGAAAACGTGATGGCGACCATCACAGATATTTCCTCCCAGACCAATCTTCTTGCCCTTAATGCAAGCATTGAAGCTGCCCGTGCAGGAGAGCACGGGAAAGGATTCGCCGTCGTGGCAGAAGAAGTACGGAAGCTGGCGGACCAATCCGTCCAGGCGACGGAGAGCGTGAAGCGCACGATCAAGGATATCCAGGCGGGTTCCGACCAGGCAGTGGAAGAAATGAACCTGACTAAAGACACGTTCGATGCTCAGCTTGGCGTGTTGAATGAAACCCATGAGGTGTTTGACCGGAATGCAGCGGTCATGAGGAAAATCAATGAAGAAATCGGACATATGCATGAGGGGATCGAAGGGATCAATGGCGATAAAGACCAGGTATTCACCGTCATCAAGGCCATGGCAGAGGCTGCAGAAGAAACGGCTGCGTCATGTGAAGAGATGAATGCGTCAACAGATGAGCAACTGAAGGCCGTCCAGTCCATCACGGCGGCAGCTGAACAGCTCACCGACCTGAGCCAGGAACTCCAGGCGGCCATCGACCGCTTCAAGATCGCCCAATCAGAATAA